A region of Saccharococcus thermophilus DNA encodes the following proteins:
- the pilM gene encoding type IV pilus biogenesis protein PilM produces MVALWKRKHKVANLVIKDHVIRYVETKPSDPLSVQKWGERPLPKGIIQDGKIIDSETLEMILEECVEEWKLKGRRVRFIVPDSFVMIRRIPLPGNLEEEEIRGYLFMELGATIPMPFSDPVFDYVVVERKEEETVILLFAAPEEAVSHYTELLENVKLRPIAADVSPLCAYRLFYIARQMKRDDHILLIQFDQTSVNVSAFHEHKPAFMRHFPLEPYEEMDMDKASPFIDPFEDIYKEIERMMNFYSFSLQQGKQQITRVFLIGDHPLLPHVDEALQERLEAPVEQLSASVAGVVDARYYLAWGLALKEGTDDDH; encoded by the coding sequence ATGGTTGCGCTGTGGAAACGAAAGCATAAAGTTGCTAATCTAGTAATTAAAGATCATGTCATCCGCTATGTCGAGACAAAGCCGAGCGACCCGTTATCGGTGCAGAAATGGGGCGAACGTCCTCTTCCAAAAGGAATCATTCAAGACGGCAAAATCATCGACAGCGAGACGTTGGAAATGATTTTGGAAGAATGCGTGGAAGAATGGAAATTAAAAGGACGCCGCGTCCGTTTTATCGTTCCGGATTCTTTCGTGATGATTCGGCGCATCCCGCTTCCAGGCAATCTTGAAGAGGAGGAAATCCGCGGCTATTTATTTATGGAGTTAGGGGCGACGATTCCAATGCCGTTTTCCGATCCGGTATTTGATTATGTTGTGGTAGAAAGGAAGGAAGAGGAAACGGTCATTTTGCTGTTTGCCGCTCCGGAAGAAGCGGTTTCTCATTATACCGAATTGCTCGAAAATGTAAAACTGCGTCCGATTGCCGCCGATGTTTCTCCTCTATGTGCATACCGGCTTTTTTATATCGCTCGCCAAATGAAACGCGATGACCATATTTTGCTCATTCAGTTTGATCAAACTTCCGTGAATGTGAGCGCGTTTCATGAACATAAACCCGCTTTTATGCGCCATTTTCCGCTCGAGCCGTATGAGGAAATGGATATGGACAAAGCATCACCGTTTATCGATCCATTTGAAGATATATATAAAGAGATCGAGCGGATGATGAACTTTTATTCGTTTTCGTTGCAGCAAGGAAAGCAGCAAATTACGCGTGTCTTTCTCATCGGAGATCATCCTCTGCTGCCTCACGTTGATGAAGCATTGCAAGAACGGTTAGAGGCGCCTGTGGAGCAGCTTTCCGCTTCTGTGGCAGGCGTGGTCGACGCACGCTATTATCTCGCATGGGGACTTGCGTTAAAAGAGGGAACAGACGATGATCATTGA
- a CDS encoding prepilin peptidase gives MFVAIFLYSLLLGSFFNVVGLRVPVGESIVFPRSHCPRCKRQLTARELIPVVSYVVQGGKCRGCGEKISPLYPFVELSAAILFTISPLLAGWSKELLVSWTLISLLMILFVSDVRYMIIPDKVLLFFAFLFLIERLFIPFIPWRDALIGAAVGFSLLFLIAVISKGGMGGGDIKLFALLGFVLGWKLVLLAFFFSTFYGTIIGLAGMALGKVRRRKPMPFAPAIVIGTLTAYFFGYDIIQWYKGFIFF, from the coding sequence ATATTTGTTGCTATTTTCCTATACTCCCTCCTCCTCGGCTCCTTTTTTAACGTCGTCGGCCTGCGCGTGCCGGTTGGAGAGTCGATTGTGTTCCCTCGTTCGCATTGCCCACGCTGCAAGCGGCAGCTTACGGCGCGGGAATTGATTCCGGTTGTGTCGTATGTGGTGCAAGGCGGAAAGTGCCGGGGATGCGGGGAGAAAATATCGCCGTTATATCCGTTTGTCGAGCTATCGGCGGCGATTCTTTTTACGATTTCGCCGCTTTTGGCGGGATGGTCAAAAGAATTGCTCGTCAGTTGGACGCTCATTTCGCTATTAATGATTCTATTTGTGTCTGATGTTCGCTATATGATCATTCCTGATAAAGTGCTGCTTTTTTTCGCCTTTCTGTTTCTCATCGAGCGGCTGTTTATTCCGTTCATTCCGTGGCGGGACGCGCTGATCGGCGCGGCCGTTGGCTTTTCGCTGCTTTTTCTCATTGCCGTCATCTCCAAAGGCGGCATGGGCGGCGGCGATATCAAACTATTTGCCTTGCTTGGGTTTGTGTTAGGGTGGAAATTGGTGCTGCTTGCTTTCTTTTTCTCTACCTTTTATGGGACGATCATCGGATTAGCCGGCATGGCGTTAGGCAAAGTGCGGCGCCGCAAGCCGATGCCGTTCGCTCCAGCTATTGTGATTGGCACATTAACCGCGTATTTCTTCGGTTACGATATCATTCAATGGTATAAGGGATTTATTTTCTTTTAA
- a CDS encoding prepilin-type N-terminal cleavage/methylation domain-containing protein produces MMKRFLKNERGLTLIELLAVIVILGIIAAIAIPAIGAIIDNSKKDAHIANAKQLANAARMAISAEGFDTTVKTSFTMQELYDKGYLDKIPKSPGKKSNAYDPNKSEVLIEKKTGGENITYKVKLVDSDGSFVYIDSNKDVEDLTRSDVNLE; encoded by the coding sequence ATGATGAAACGGTTTTTGAAAAACGAACGAGGGCTCACATTAATCGAATTGCTCGCCGTCATCGTCATTTTAGGAATTATCGCGGCGATTGCGATTCCGGCGATCGGCGCCATCATCGACAACTCGAAAAAGGATGCGCATATTGCGAACGCTAAGCAACTAGCAAATGCTGCGAGAATGGCGATTTCTGCAGAAGGATTTGATACTACAGTTAAAACATCATTTACAATGCAAGAACTATATGACAAGGGATATCTTGACAAAATTCCAAAATCGCCAGGAAAAAAATCAAACGCGTATGACCCAAACAAGAGCGAAGTGTTGATTGAGAAAAAAACCGGTGGAGAAAATATAACTTATAAAGTTAAGCTAGTAGATTCAGATGGAAGTTTTGTTTACATTGATAGCAACAAAGATGTTGAAGATCTAACAAGAAGTGATGTAAATCTTGAATAG